The Pseudomonas asiatica sequence ACTGGCGCACCGAACCAGAAGAGGGGGGCTGGCGTGCCTGGGTGCCCTGGCCGCACTTCATTGCCGAAGACCTGACCCTGGGCAACCCCGAGTGGCTCAAGGAACCGAAGATGGTCGGCCTGGAGCGCGTGGCGTTCCGCCTGGCGCCGCTGCCGCTGCTGTTCCAGCAGATCAGCATCCCGCGCATCGACCTGACCAAGCCCACAGCCAGCCTCACCCGCCTGGCCGATGGCCGCGCCAACTGGGCCTTCGACTTCGGCCCCAAGGATGAAAACGCAGAGCCTTCCAAATGGCAGCTGGACATTGGCGCCATCGGCTTCGACCAGGGCAATGTCAGCTTCGATGACCAAACCCTGAAAACCAGCATGAAGGTGCAGATCGACCCGCTGGGCAAGCCTGTCCCGTTCAGCGACATCGTCGGCAAGGCCAGCGCCGAGAAGGCCGGTGCCGCGCAGGACTACGCCTTCGGGCTCAAGGCCCAGGGCCGTTACAAAGGCCAGCCGGTCTCCGGTACCGGCAAGATCGGCGGCCTGCTGGCCCTGCAGGACGCCAGCCAGCCGTTCCCGCTGCAGGCTGACGTGCGCATCGCCGACACCCATGTGGTGCTTGCCGGCACCCTGACCGACCCGCGCAACCTCGGCGCCCTCGACCTGCGCCTGCGCCTGTCCGGGGCCAGCCTGGGCAACCTCTACCCGCTGACCGGCGTAACCTTGCCCGACACCCCGGCCTACTCCACCGACGGCCACCTCAGCGCCAACCTGCACGCGGCGCAAGGGGCGACCTTCAACTACCAGGGCTTCAACGGCAAGATCGGTGACAGCGATATCCACGGCGACCTGGCCTTCGTTGCCAGCCAGCCACGGCCCAAGCTGTCCGGCAACCTGGTGTCCAACCAGTTGCTGTTCAAGGACCTGGCGCCGCTGATCGGCGCCGACTCCAACGCCGAGCAGAAGGCCCGTGGGGGTGCCAGCAAACAGCCGGCGGGCAAGGTGCTGCCGGTGGAAGAGTTCCGCACCGAGCGCTGGCGCACGATGGACGCCGACGTCACCTTCGCCGGCAAGCGCATCGTGCACAGCGCGCAACTGCCGTTCAACGACCTGTCGGCCCACGTGATCCTGGAGGACGGCCTGCTGCGCCTGGAGCCCCTGCGTTTTGGCGTGGCTGGCGGCAACCTGGCTTCCAGAATCCGCCTGGATGGGCGCAACGTACCGTTGCAGGGGCGTGCCCGGCTGACGGCGCGTGGCTTCAAGCTCAAGCAGTTGTTCCCCTCCTTTGCGCCGATGCAGACCAGCTTCGGTGAGTTGAATGGCGATGCCGATATCACTGGCCGGGGCAACTCGGTGGCCGCCTTGCTGGGCACGGCCAATGGCGACCTGCGCATGCTGATCAACGATGGTGCCATCAGCCGCAGCCTGATGGAGATTGCCGGGTTGAACGTGGGCAACTATGTGGTCGGCAAGCTGTTTGGCGATGAGGATGTGAAGATCAACTGCGCGGCGGCTGACGTGGGTATCAAGGATGGCCTGGCGACCACGCGCCTGTTCATCTTCGATACCGAGAACGCGATCATCTACATCAACGGCACGGCCAATTTCGCCACGGAGCAGCTGGACCTGAAAATTACCCCCGAATCGAAAGGGTTGCGGCTGTTCTCGCTGCGTTCGCCGCTGTATGTGCGCGGGCCGTTCGCCAAGCCCAGTGCCGGGGTGCAGGCGGTGCCGCTGGCATTGCGCGGAGCGGGAATGGTGGCGTTGGGCGTGGTTGCCGGGCCGGCGGCGGGGTTGCTGGCGCTGATTGCGCCTAGCAGCGGGGATGATCCCAACCAGTGCACGCCGCTGTTGCAGCAGATGAAGGCGGGCAAGGCGCCGGCGGTGGTGAAAGAGCGGAAATAGCAGGGGGCCGCTTCGCGGCCCATCGCGACACAAGGCCGCTCCTACAGGGAATCGCGCAAATCTGCCGAGACGTGATCCCTCTGTAGGAGCGGCCTTGTGTCGCGATGGGGCGCAAAGCGCCCCCAGCAATTACAAGCCTTGCAACAGGTCGGACATATCGTCCGCGTGCTCTTCTTCCTGCGCGAGGATGTCTTCAAAAATCCGCCGCGTGGTCGGATCTTTATCCCCAATGTACCGAATGATCTCGCGATAGCTATCGATGGCGATCCGCTCCGCCACCAGGTCTTCCAGCACCATCTCCTTCAATGAAGTGCC is a genomic window containing:
- a CDS encoding AsmA family protein encodes the protein MTRRARILVWTFTSLLTLLAILVVVIATFDWNRVKPLLNEKVSEALQRPFAINGNLAVDWRTEPEEGGWRAWVPWPHFIAEDLTLGNPEWLKEPKMVGLERVAFRLAPLPLLFQQISIPRIDLTKPTASLTRLADGRANWAFDFGPKDENAEPSKWQLDIGAIGFDQGNVSFDDQTLKTSMKVQIDPLGKPVPFSDIVGKASAEKAGAAQDYAFGLKAQGRYKGQPVSGTGKIGGLLALQDASQPFPLQADVRIADTHVVLAGTLTDPRNLGALDLRLRLSGASLGNLYPLTGVTLPDTPAYSTDGHLSANLHAAQGATFNYQGFNGKIGDSDIHGDLAFVASQPRPKLSGNLVSNQLLFKDLAPLIGADSNAEQKARGGASKQPAGKVLPVEEFRTERWRTMDADVTFAGKRIVHSAQLPFNDLSAHVILEDGLLRLEPLRFGVAGGNLASRIRLDGRNVPLQGRARLTARGFKLKQLFPSFAPMQTSFGELNGDADITGRGNSVAALLGTANGDLRMLINDGAISRSLMEIAGLNVGNYVVGKLFGDEDVKINCAAADVGIKDGLATTRLFIFDTENAIIYINGTANFATEQLDLKITPESKGLRLFSLRSPLYVRGPFAKPSAGVQAVPLALRGAGMVALGVVAGPAAGLLALIAPSSGDDPNQCTPLLQQMKAGKAPAVVKERK